One Schlesneria paludicola DSM 18645 DNA segment encodes these proteins:
- the nuoL gene encoding NADH-quinone oxidoreductase subunit L, translated as MPETKTGEILMLLLTTAWLLPLVGFVIEMYWLRWSHRLSKGAAVCAVGCIGAGFVCSLSALLVWGSATHWSALSAPEHHADSSHAATPHDAAHEEADHHADGHAAEAHAGTHASSPPKYYAGTLYELGRFGKLRLSLDWYIDSLTLVMFTMVTFIATCIHLFAMGYMHDELTEEYEDHEVHLHNGGHFSRPGRFHRFFAYLSLFCFSMLGLVLAGNIFQVFIFWELVGLCSYLLIGFYIERQSASTAANKAFIMNRVGDFGFLIGLMILWTSLGTFQFADSSLNDTHEAGLFTMIRGHDGKLDVSDDGKQVYLHDAEGHRATQNGQPMTISYMLLVAAGLGVFAGSIGKSAQFPLQTWLPDAMEGPTPVSALVHSATMVAAGVYLAGRFYPMFTPEVLLGIAYIGCITLFIAATIAVVVTDIKRVLAYSTISQLGYMMLAIGVAGWGAGLFHLVTHAFFKSLMFLCSGSVIAGCHHVQDMTRMGGLRHKMKITCYTMLVGVVAIAGLAIPGTSAGFSGFYSKDAIVASALAYTERNPGHFLLFITPLVTAGITSFYMFRLWFMTFCGQPRDAHVFEHCHENPRIMTYPLIALAVFAAGCAWPGESGPLYRLIAGSETVPAVERVLSSGASQVTLPSQHDVHKVHKIAGVLALIAAFLGMGVAYLLYVKKSVNPADIRKQFSGVYDFLIDKWRFDTLYDVMFVQPVHVVSAWCVSFDRCVLDPILHASANLTVYVSRWDRKFDETMVDGLVNLLGSVTYSMGSSLKAVQTGRIRQYVMWIGVGVVVLFGALFTAIPK; from the coding sequence ATGCCTGAGACCAAAACTGGTGAGATTCTGATGCTCCTGCTAACGACAGCCTGGTTGCTGCCGTTGGTGGGCTTTGTCATTGAAATGTACTGGTTACGCTGGTCCCATCGACTCAGCAAAGGTGCGGCCGTCTGCGCGGTGGGTTGTATCGGTGCCGGATTCGTCTGCAGCTTGTCGGCCCTGCTGGTCTGGGGAAGCGCGACGCACTGGTCGGCCCTCTCCGCACCCGAACACCATGCCGATTCTTCGCATGCCGCCACGCCACACGATGCCGCTCATGAAGAAGCCGATCATCATGCCGACGGACACGCGGCCGAAGCGCACGCGGGAACACACGCGTCATCGCCCCCCAAATACTACGCCGGGACGCTGTACGAACTGGGTCGATTCGGCAAGCTCCGCCTGTCGCTCGACTGGTACATCGACAGCCTGACGCTGGTGATGTTCACAATGGTGACCTTCATCGCCACCTGCATTCACCTGTTCGCCATGGGCTATATGCACGACGAACTGACGGAAGAATATGAAGATCACGAAGTGCATCTGCACAACGGTGGTCATTTCAGCCGCCCCGGACGATTCCACCGCTTCTTCGCGTATCTCTCGCTGTTCTGCTTTTCCATGCTGGGACTCGTGCTGGCCGGGAACATCTTCCAGGTGTTCATCTTCTGGGAACTGGTCGGTCTGTGCAGCTACCTGCTGATCGGCTTCTACATCGAACGCCAGTCGGCCAGCACCGCCGCCAATAAAGCGTTCATCATGAACCGCGTCGGCGATTTCGGGTTTCTGATCGGCTTGATGATTCTCTGGACCTCGCTCGGTACCTTCCAGTTCGCCGATTCATCCCTGAACGACACGCATGAAGCGGGGCTGTTCACGATGATCCGGGGACACGATGGCAAGCTGGATGTGTCCGACGACGGCAAGCAGGTCTACCTGCACGACGCCGAGGGACACCGGGCCACGCAAAACGGACAGCCGATGACGATCAGCTACATGCTGCTGGTCGCCGCCGGGCTGGGCGTCTTCGCGGGAAGCATCGGTAAGAGTGCTCAGTTCCCACTGCAAACATGGTTACCCGACGCGATGGAGGGACCGACGCCGGTATCCGCACTGGTGCACTCGGCCACAATGGTCGCCGCCGGTGTGTATCTGGCCGGACGGTTCTATCCGATGTTCACCCCCGAGGTTCTTCTTGGAATTGCCTACATCGGCTGCATCACACTGTTCATCGCAGCCACGATCGCGGTCGTCGTCACCGACATCAAACGCGTGCTCGCCTACTCTACCATCAGCCAACTGGGCTACATGATGCTGGCGATCGGCGTTGCCGGCTGGGGCGCGGGGCTGTTCCACCTGGTGACACACGCGTTCTTCAAGTCGCTCATGTTCTTGTGCTCAGGCAGTGTGATCGCCGGATGCCACCACGTGCAGGACATGACGCGCATGGGCGGGTTGCGGCACAAGATGAAGATCACCTGTTACACGATGCTGGTCGGGGTTGTGGCCATCGCCGGTCTGGCGATTCCGGGTACTTCCGCTGGCTTCTCGGGCTTCTACTCAAAAGATGCGATTGTCGCCTCGGCCTTGGCCTACACGGAACGGAATCCCGGTCACTTCCTGCTGTTCATTACGCCATTGGTCACCGCGGGAATCACGTCGTTTTACATGTTCCGACTGTGGTTCATGACATTCTGTGGGCAACCTCGGGACGCGCATGTCTTCGAACACTGCCATGAAAATCCGCGGATCATGACCTATCCGTTGATCGCGTTGGCGGTCTTCGCCGCGGGATGTGCCTGGCCCGGTGAGAGCGGTCCGCTTTACCGATTGATCGCGGGCAGCGAAACCGTTCCGGCCGTCGAACGAGTGCTCTCGAGCGGTGCCTCGCAGGTGACCCTGCCCAGCCAGCACGATGTCCATAAAGTTCACAAAATTGCGGGTGTCCTCGCGTTGATCGCCGCGTTCCTGGGGATGGGAGTGGCCTATCTGCTGTATGTGAAGAAGAGTGTGAATCCCGCCGACATTCGCAAGCAATTCTCGGGCGTCTACGACTTCCTGATCGACAAATGGCGGTTCGACACGTTGTATGATGTGATGTTCGTCCAACCCGTGCACGTCGTCTCCGCGTGGTGCGTCAGCTTCGACCGCTGTGTGCTCGATCCCATCCTGCACGCCTCCGCAAATCTGACGGTCTACGTGTCACGCTGGGATCGCAAATTCGATGAAACAATGGTGGATGGACTGGTCAACCTGCTGGGGTCGGTCACGTATTCGATGGGTTCGTCGCTGAAAGCCGTGCAGACAGGACGAATCCGGCAGTATGTCATGTGGATTGGCGTGGGTGTCGTGGTGCTGTTCGGGGCCCTTTTCACCGCAATTCCGAAGTAG
- the nuoK gene encoding NADH-quinone oxidoreductase subunit NuoK, with translation MGEVGLNSYLMVGAVLFVCGVVCMATKRNGIGVLMGVELVLNGANVNFVAFSRYTPLGLDGQATALFVIVLAAAEAAVALAIALNFYNNHLSIDVDRGDELHG, from the coding sequence ATGGGTGAAGTTGGCCTGAACTCGTACTTGATGGTTGGAGCGGTGCTCTTCGTGTGTGGCGTCGTCTGCATGGCCACAAAACGGAACGGCATTGGCGTGCTGATGGGAGTTGAACTCGTTCTGAACGGGGCCAACGTCAATTTCGTGGCGTTCTCTCGCTACACCCCACTGGGTCTCGACGGACAAGCAACGGCACTTTTCGTCATCGTTCTGGCCGCGGCGGAAGCGGCCGTGGCCTTGGCGATTGCACTGAACTTTTACAACAATCACCTGTCAATCGATGTCGACCGCGGAGACGAACTGCACGGGTAA
- a CDS encoding NADH-quinone oxidoreductase subunit J family protein has translation MIEQLLFWVFATLSCGGAVAVVATQNVVRMAFWLVVSLGSVGALFFLCDADFLGSAQLLIYVGGTVVLLVFGVMLTASGPYTQIRTNPAEIFLGASVGLLLLFVLVTSISKVDWKEAAERLPPSPSMAAAAELAPAARQQGNTVRQLGLSFIGLRPDRNLNQDSQMKLAPGFLLPFEIISIHLLVVLIGAAYLARAKRRVVVDDGREFN, from the coding sequence ATGATCGAGCAACTGTTATTCTGGGTCTTCGCGACACTGTCCTGCGGCGGCGCCGTGGCGGTCGTCGCCACGCAGAACGTCGTGCGAATGGCCTTCTGGCTGGTCGTGTCGCTCGGATCGGTCGGGGCCCTGTTCTTCCTTTGCGACGCCGATTTCCTGGGCTCGGCCCAATTGCTGATCTATGTCGGCGGAACGGTGGTTCTGCTGGTGTTCGGGGTGATGCTCACCGCCAGTGGCCCCTACACGCAGATTCGCACCAACCCGGCCGAAATCTTCCTGGGAGCGTCCGTCGGACTGCTGCTGCTGTTCGTCCTGGTGACTTCCATCAGCAAAGTCGATTGGAAAGAGGCGGCCGAGCGCCTGCCACCATCCCCTTCGATGGCGGCCGCTGCAGAGCTGGCCCCCGCGGCCCGTCAACAAGGCAATACGGTCCGGCAGTTGGGACTCAGCTTCATCGGACTGCGTCCGGATCGGAATCTGAACCAAGACAGTCAGATGAAGTTGGCTCCAGGCTTTCTGTTGCCGTTTGAAATCATTTCGATTCATTTATTGGTCGTGTTGATCGGAGCCGCATACTTGGCGCGGGCAAAGCGTCGCGTCGTGGTGGACGACGGACGAGAATTCAATTGA
- a CDS encoding complex I subunit 1/NuoH family protein: MNGLLAAITLQEFLANLVQSLSQFVHVSLKPETLLLVAFLLAAFVHAALLLGLFAGLPVFYIWLERKVAGRIQDRLGPTRVGGSFGWLQTIADGIKLIQKEDLVPEDADSLIFRMSPYLATIASFAAFMVLPLADGWIAVSAECGAFLILALMSLEVLGIILAGYSSGSKWALFGAMREAAQMVSYEIPLAICALIPLMIAGSLNFQVIGRLQSGWFWNWFIFHDPFTFVAFFCYFTVATASVKRAPFDLAEAESELVAGFHTEYSGFRWSIFFLAEYSSMFAVSAVAALLFLGGWNTGIGLIDDLVNSLRGTADGFLGIEGFSLGTYLANLFGAIVLVKKGCLLVFVQIWVRWTLPRLRIDQVMTTCLKYLVPISCFLFLMAVLWPLVLASTMSRPVAFGPALGEKSVSHATTSAVPVASDAQGVIR; encoded by the coding sequence ATGAACGGCCTACTTGCTGCCATCACCTTGCAAGAGTTTTTGGCCAACCTGGTCCAAAGCCTCTCGCAATTCGTGCATGTCTCGTTGAAGCCCGAGACATTGCTCTTGGTGGCCTTCTTGCTTGCGGCATTTGTCCACGCGGCACTCCTGCTCGGCCTGTTCGCTGGCCTTCCCGTGTTTTACATCTGGCTTGAACGTAAAGTCGCGGGCCGTATCCAGGACCGTCTGGGCCCCACCCGCGTCGGGGGAAGCTTCGGCTGGCTGCAAACGATTGCCGACGGCATCAAACTGATCCAGAAAGAAGATCTGGTGCCGGAAGATGCCGACAGCCTGATCTTCCGAATGTCACCCTATCTTGCCACGATCGCCTCGTTTGCGGCCTTCATGGTACTGCCGCTCGCCGATGGATGGATTGCCGTTTCGGCGGAATGCGGTGCGTTTCTGATTCTGGCCCTGATGTCACTCGAAGTACTCGGCATCATTCTCGCCGGATATTCCAGCGGCTCAAAATGGGCGCTGTTCGGCGCGATGCGTGAAGCGGCCCAGATGGTGAGCTACGAGATTCCTCTAGCAATTTGTGCGCTCATTCCGCTGATGATCGCCGGTTCACTCAATTTCCAGGTCATCGGACGGCTGCAGTCGGGCTGGTTCTGGAACTGGTTTATTTTTCATGACCCATTCACGTTCGTGGCTTTCTTCTGTTACTTCACCGTCGCCACCGCCAGCGTGAAGCGCGCTCCGTTCGATCTGGCGGAAGCCGAGAGCGAGCTGGTAGCCGGTTTCCACACCGAATATAGCGGGTTTCGCTGGTCCATCTTCTTCCTGGCCGAATACTCGAGCATGTTCGCCGTCAGTGCCGTTGCAGCCTTGCTGTTTCTTGGCGGCTGGAACACCGGGATCGGCTTGATCGACGATCTGGTCAACAGCCTGCGTGGCACTGCCGATGGATTCCTGGGAATCGAAGGGTTTTCACTCGGAACCTATCTCGCCAACCTGTTTGGTGCGATCGTGCTTGTAAAAAAGGGGTGCTTGCTGGTGTTTGTGCAGATTTGGGTGCGGTGGACGCTTCCTCGACTGCGAATCGACCAGGTGATGACGACCTGCTTGAAGTATCTGGTACCGATCAGTTGCTTCCTGTTCCTGATGGCGGTGCTGTGGCCGCTGGTGCTGGCTTCGACGATGTCTCGACCGGTGGCCTTTGGGCCTGCTTTGGGCGAAAAATCGGTGTCTCATGCGACGACGTCCGCGGTTCCTGTCGCCTCTGACGCTCAAGGGGTGATCCGATGA
- a CDS encoding coiled-coil domain-containing protein, which produces MPFTIDGRIQWTALCLTMLVSLTSLGFSADDTPSPATDPAEAPTNLAATQEAIEMKYRRFEGTLQQLSEYLRKTDPARAELLVRAIGRSKEGRIPEQMQSLTDLLKKDQLGDAVERQELVVAELQSLLELLMSEARKDDLEIEKKRIQDLIKDVTKLIGKESEARAETERGSQIPDLQDRQKQIAESTQKLVQKIQSQDAAKKAAKNDKGSKPSEESDQSKPGEGESDAENSKDKPKAESDESESPKGDKKPKPGEGESGKGKPSDQKPSDSSDDDKKEPNEKKPGDEKPSDDDKPKPDQSDSEEKDDSKGGKSQQGKPSKSKPKDGKPQEGKPSGKPQEGQQQDQPPQDQPPQDSPDQQNQAQEEQDEQQKPSDKTPGRDELQRARQEMDRAIEELKKNNKKGASDKQDKAIAELMKAKEKLEEILRQVREEERELVLAQMEARFRDMLQKQEIVYNATLAIHSIPPETRTDRHRNRSVELARNEDEIAVLAAKALTLLKEEGSSIAFPEAVEQIRDDMLTIARRLERVDVGEITQNIEQDTIESLKELIESLQKELEKLKDKKQSPQQQQQQQQQQSGLVEKLAEMKMLRSLQYRVNRRTKQLGRLVEGEQALDQDVLTQLRQLSDRQAKVQKATYDLSIKKNQ; this is translated from the coding sequence ATGCCATTCACAATCGACGGTCGAATCCAATGGACGGCACTTTGTTTGACGATGCTCGTCTCACTGACCTCGTTGGGGTTCTCCGCAGACGACACGCCCTCGCCCGCAACCGATCCCGCAGAAGCGCCCACGAATCTTGCGGCGACCCAAGAAGCGATCGAGATGAAGTACCGACGCTTCGAAGGCACGCTTCAGCAATTGAGCGAGTATCTGCGCAAGACGGACCCGGCCCGTGCCGAACTGCTCGTCCGCGCGATCGGACGCAGCAAGGAAGGCCGCATTCCCGAACAAATGCAAAGCCTGACAGATCTGCTCAAGAAGGACCAACTGGGCGATGCAGTGGAGCGGCAAGAACTGGTCGTCGCCGAACTGCAGTCACTGCTCGAACTGTTGATGAGCGAAGCGCGTAAGGATGACCTTGAAATCGAAAAGAAACGAATTCAAGACCTGATCAAAGATGTCACCAAGCTGATCGGCAAAGAAAGCGAAGCCCGGGCCGAGACCGAACGCGGCAGCCAGATTCCCGATCTGCAAGACCGTCAAAAGCAAATTGCGGAATCGACACAGAAGCTCGTCCAGAAAATCCAGTCGCAAGACGCCGCCAAGAAGGCCGCCAAAAACGACAAGGGCTCCAAGCCTTCCGAAGAATCCGATCAATCAAAGCCGGGTGAAGGCGAATCCGACGCAGAAAACTCCAAGGACAAACCCAAAGCCGAGTCCGACGAAAGCGAATCGCCGAAAGGGGACAAAAAGCCCAAACCCGGTGAGGGAGAATCGGGCAAAGGGAAACCGTCGGATCAGAAGCCGTCAGACTCTTCGGACGACGACAAGAAAGAGCCGAACGAAAAGAAGCCCGGTGACGAAAAACCGTCTGATGACGACAAGCCCAAGCCAGATCAATCCGACTCGGAAGAGAAGGACGATTCCAAAGGTGGCAAATCCCAGCAAGGGAAGCCCTCCAAATCGAAACCCAAAGACGGGAAGCCGCAAGAGGGCAAACCGTCCGGAAAGCCTCAAGAAGGACAACAACAGGATCAGCCTCCACAAGACCAGCCCCCGCAGGACTCGCCCGATCAGCAAAATCAGGCTCAAGAGGAACAGGACGAGCAGCAGAAGCCCTCGGATAAAACGCCCGGTCGTGACGAGCTTCAGCGGGCGAGACAAGAGATGGACCGAGCCATCGAGGAACTGAAAAAGAACAACAAAAAAGGGGCATCGGACAAGCAAGATAAAGCGATCGCCGAATTGATGAAGGCGAAAGAGAAACTTGAAGAGATTCTCCGGCAGGTGCGCGAAGAAGAACGCGAACTGGTGCTGGCTCAGATGGAAGCCCGTTTCCGCGACATGCTGCAAAAGCAAGAAATCGTCTACAACGCGACCTTGGCAATCCATTCTATTCCGCCTGAGACGCGCACCGACCGTCATCGCAACCGTTCCGTCGAACTGGCGCGAAACGAGGACGAAATTGCGGTCCTGGCAGCGAAAGCTCTGACCTTGCTCAAAGAAGAAGGCTCGTCGATTGCGTTTCCCGAGGCGGTCGAGCAAATCCGCGACGACATGCTGACAATCGCTCGCCGGTTGGAACGCGTCGATGTCGGCGAGATCACGCAGAACATTGAACAGGATACGATTGAAAGCCTGAAGGAACTGATCGAATCGCTGCAGAAGGAACTCGAAAAACTCAAGGACAAGAAACAGTCCCCACAACAACAGCAACAACAGCAGCAGCAACAATCGGGACTGGTCGAAAAATTGGCGGAAATGAAGATGCTGCGTTCGCTGCAATACCGAGTCAACCGCCGAACCAAGCAGTTGGGACGATTAGTGGAAGGCGAGCAAGCCCTCGATCAGGACGTGCTGACTCAACTTCGCCAGCTCTCCGATCGCCAGGCCAAGGTCCAGAAAGCAACGTACGACCTGTCGATTAAGAAAAACCAATAG